Proteins encoded together in one Streptomyces sp. NBC_01216 window:
- a CDS encoding enhanced serine sensitivity protein SseB, with translation MDVTWPGNELEEVLAASLGNPAAGGRLVEVLGRSSVWVPLPNGGGPDSTELDLPTMEIDGFPYVPVFSSEQQFLACVGSHMSFTVAPARDFARGLPPQLGIAVNPGGTVGAPLPAPAVAELCRVGRTVLDGPATGGRVRLFEPDWQDDPVDFLSVAAAEFEATGVVVTARRALASVEGTEPALFVGVQLVAQEGVDRNAPLDALGRALGRVEVAWPVNLILLDLAQDPVGDWMLERVRPFYQRVPA, from the coding sequence GTGGACGTTACGTGGCCGGGCAACGAGCTCGAAGAGGTGCTGGCCGCCTCGCTGGGCAACCCCGCGGCCGGGGGCCGGCTCGTCGAGGTACTCGGACGGAGTTCCGTCTGGGTGCCGCTGCCCAACGGCGGCGGCCCCGACAGCACCGAGCTCGACCTGCCCACCATGGAGATCGACGGTTTCCCGTACGTCCCCGTGTTCAGTTCCGAGCAGCAGTTCCTCGCCTGCGTCGGCAGCCACATGTCCTTCACGGTCGCCCCCGCCCGGGACTTCGCCCGCGGCCTGCCCCCGCAGCTCGGCATCGCCGTGAACCCCGGCGGCACCGTCGGCGCTCCGCTGCCCGCGCCGGCCGTGGCCGAATTGTGCCGGGTCGGCCGTACCGTGCTGGACGGGCCCGCGACCGGCGGCCGGGTCCGGCTCTTCGAACCCGACTGGCAGGACGACCCGGTCGACTTCCTCTCCGTCGCCGCCGCCGAGTTCGAGGCCACCGGAGTCGTCGTCACCGCCCGCCGTGCCCTGGCCAGCGTCGAGGGCACCGAACCGGCCCTCTTCGTCGGCGTCCAGCTCGTCGCCCAGGAGGGCGTCGACCGCAACGCGCCCCTGGACGCGCTCGGCCGCGCACTGGGCCGGGTCGAGGTGGCCTGGCCGGTCAATCTCATCCTGCTGGACCTCGCGCAGGACCCGGTCGGGGACTGGATGCTGGAGCGGGTGCGTCCCTTCTACCAGCGGGTCCCCGCGTAG